The following are encoded together in the Strix aluco isolate bStrAlu1 chromosome 13, bStrAlu1.hap1, whole genome shotgun sequence genome:
- the ATOX1 gene encoding copper transport protein ATOX1, which translates to MPKHEFFVDMTCEGCSNAVTRVLHRLGGVQFDIDLPNKKVCISSEHSVDTLLETLKKTGKNASYLGEKSAQ; encoded by the exons aTGCCG AAACACGAGTTCTTTGTGGACATGACCTGTGAAGGTTGCTCCAATGCGGTCACCCGTGTCCTGCACAGGCTGGGAG gTGTCCAGTTTGATATTGACCTGCCCAACAAGAAGGTGTGCATCAGCTCTGAGCACAGTGTTGACACCCTATTGGAAACCCTAAAGAAGACTGGGAAGAACGCTTCCTACCTTGGGGAGAAGTCTGCACAGTAG